The following are encoded together in the Bombus affinis isolate iyBomAffi1 chromosome 6, iyBomAffi1.2, whole genome shotgun sequence genome:
- the LOC126917111 gene encoding MATH and LRR domain-containing protein PFE0570w-like, translated as MATNDALMIFLANTVQENEKILQESCLKSQINIKHKKDYDKLFIRLNYICQMKATKDGVQLNSWCKKNVISYIYGPISGFPSGSWWGIRMDCSRDRVHDPFDENIQNGPFGVTSICTSNINLNEDVDLGNSLTLTGQKYSAGTLEKDPLIKNYENQVPVRLIRSYNLFNDFAPKTGYRYDGLYIVTNFWIGVNTDSIKYYKFALSRLNDQEPPSWSTKLAPLAISNHPSTLHSSSTPLQNCLKNSAPNMYEFKKYSHGSELIIQKGKHENSDGFLQTQNIENKKVDETKKGVIESAIVTRHVFKKLNTNTECTINIPNMPIMPENKSLTHIGNKGSKTHNTNISIRTGLYNSSHSTQNDSKKNTSSLFYRTVKAINIVKTNQHIENWNLSNKDKNKNLDGKTQTIISNEFPKRVNYISLNTVKPELMKLKFPKGVNAEINCDTNDTSLNSCYRLECNSTHKEITNDSKDVCNNIVNSSNTTTNMLNMTNCMYKNEISPHKMVSKELQQFKSIDSLPPDKIVHLINSKNHPLSKLLMGNMIGLTSEQSVALQTEDVITTKPEIKDKIVTRNSGKEKMKEKTKFEVISDDLNGSRCYKFRRRRKLSRKTINKSEILKYNKIHNEKFKKETVQSLDILEYPGKSREKTDICKNLKNKSIKKKTVQKRELSDSTRYIKKNAGSTIGARIHLQAVRKIDSSIKKHINKKKIREITNLLIDAKIGPKIRGPRYRRLRCINKCTEQSCEHFNTAMYTLNKCKVNSDRSTFQDRNKLTKITHCKRVKSQTRNVKMSKTLNFNHSKIGKNLTTSKKSDKNYIAKPAINNNNNNNNNMKNNDNDNVDNNNRDKNKRSRYTKKNVKIVENNDITIKDRKRKLMQTICRNSKCNKINEELQKSYKKEISKPCKTDAVTQCSLLQEPAIKNLKLNDFVQNNVRNEQYTFIKIEYGSDFKDMKSEIYETTKLSDKNRGHHSTFRSSTEKCVSCTKTASNLQHPINSNVPLSNNTLSAKEQNKFSPERVSAFVPVNILDNDLKIARLRSIGFKPIDFSNSDEGINSQDKRNKVLKQSVTEKYNKYTNEENDIVVYMDDELQYQDIEDEDKNSSSTRDKTLNSKMYTEQLNKMILEKEPYNSLLEQDLESPWHGWKKIVTNKDTYWIGW; from the exons ATGGCTACAAATGATGCTTTAATGATCTTTCTTGCAAACACTGTTCAAGAAAATGAAAAGATATTACAGGAGTCATGTCTCAAAAGTCAA ataaatattaaacataagaaagATTACGACAAGTTGTTTATCAGACTTAATTACATCTGTCAAATGAAAGCAACCAAAGATGGAGTGCAATTAAATTCTTGGTGTAAAAAAAAC gttataagttatatatatGGACCTATCTCAGGATTTCCATCTGGTTCATGGTGGGGTATCCGTATGGATTGTTCTAGAGATCGTGTTCATGACCCCTTCgatgaaaatattcaaaatggACCATTTGGAGTTACTTCAATTTGTACTTCAAATATTAACCTAAATGAAGATGTAGATTTGGGTAATTCTCTTACTCTTACAGGACAAAAGTATTCTGCTGGTACATTAGAAAAAGATccacttattaaaaattatgaaaatcaaGTACCAGTGAGATTAATTAGAagctataatttatttaatgacTTTGCACCTAAAACAGGTTATAGATATGATGGTTTGTATATTGTAACAAACTTTTGGATAGGTGTAAATACAgattctataaaatattataaatttgctTTGTCACGGTTAAACGATCAAGAGCCACCGTCGTGGAGTACCAAACTGGCTCCTCTAGCTATAAGTAATCATCCATCTACTTTACATTCTTCTTCTACACCTTTACAAAACTGCTTAAAAAATTCTGCTCCAAATAtgtatgaatttaaaaaatattcacaTGGTTCTGAACTTATAATTCAAAAAGGGAAACATGAAAACTCAGATGGATTTTTACAAACTCAAAATATTGAAAACAAAAAGGTAGATGAAACAAAGAAAGGTGTAATTGAAAGTGCAATAGTGACTCGCCATGTATTTAAAAAGTTAAATACTAATACAGAGTGTACAATAAATATACCAAACATGCCTATTATGCCAGAAAACAAATCATTAACTCATATTGGAAACAAAGGATCTAAAACCCATAATACAAACATTTCTATACGTACAGGATTATATAATTCATCTCACAGCACACAAAACGATAGTAAGAAAAATACTTCATCACTATTTTATAGAACGGTTAAAGCAATTAATATTGTAAAAACTAATCAACACATAGAAAATTGGAATTTATCcaacaaagataaaaataaaaatctagaTGGTAAAACTCAAACAATCATATCAAACGAATTTCCTAAGCGTGTTAATTATATTTCTCTTAACACAGTAAAACCagaattaatgaaattaaaatttcctaaAGGTGTCAATGCAGAAATAAATTGCGATACAAATGATACAAGTTTAAATTCTTGTTATAGACTTGAATGCAATAGTACACATAAAGAAATAACTAACGATTCCAAAGACGTATGTAACAATATCGTAAATTCATCCAATACAACAACTAATATGTTAAACATGACAAACTGTatgtataaaaatgaaatttcaccaCATAAAATGGTATCCAAAGAATTACAGCAATTCAAATCAATTGATTCATTGCCACCAGATAAAATTGTTCATTTGATTAACAGCAAAAACCATCCTTTATCAAAATTACTAATGGGTAATATGATAGGGTTAACGTCGGAACAATCTGTAGCATTACAAACAGAAGACGTAATAACAACCAAGCCAGAAATCAAAGATAAGATAGTAACTCGAAATAGTggtaaagaaaaaatgaaagaaaagactAAATTTGAAGTTATTTCAGATGATTTAAATGGATCAAGATGTTACAAATTTAGAAGACGCAGAAAACTGTCTAGAAAAACAATAAATAAGTCAGAAAtactaaaatataataaaatacataatgaaaagtttaaaaaagaaactgtacaGTCTTTAGATATCTTAGAATATCCTGGGAAAAGTAGAGAGAAAACGgatatttgcaagaatttaaaaaataaaagtataaaaaagaaaacagtaCAAAAGAGAGAACTGTCAGATTCAACAAGATATATTAAAAAGAATGCTGGAAGTACAATAGGAGCAAGAATACATTTACAAGCTGTGAGAAAAATTGATTCTTCAATAAAgaaacatataaataaaaaaaaaataagagaaattacaaatttattaatagaTGCAAAAATTGGACCCAAGATACGTGGTCCACGATATAGAAGATTGCGTTGTATTAACAAATGTACAGAACAATCATGTGAACATTTTAATACTGCAATGTATACATTGAATAAATGTAAAGTTAATTCAGATCGATCTACTTTTCAAGATAGAAATAAACTTACAAAAATAACTCACTGTAAACGTGTTAAAAGTCAAACTAGGAATGTTAAAATGTCAAAAACATTAAATTTTAATCATAGTAAAATTGGCAAGAATCTCACTACTTCTAAAAAATCGGATAAGAATTATATTGCAAAACCggctataaataataataataataataataataatatgaaaaataatgaCAATGATAATGTTGATAATAATAACAGAGACAAGAATAAAAGATCAAGATATacaaagaaaaatgtgaaaattgtagaaaataacgatataacgattaaaGATCGAAAAAGAAAACTGATGCAAACAATTTGCAGAAATTcaaaatgcaataaaattaacgAAGAACTGCAAAAGagctataaaaaagaaatttcaaaacCGTGTAAAACAGATGCTGTTACTCAATGTTCTCTTCTTCAAGAACCTGCAATAAAGAATTTGAAATTGAACGATTTCGTGCAAAATAACGTTCGTAATGAACAATACacatttattaaaatagaatATGGTAGTGATTTTAAAGATATGAAATCTGAAATATATGAAACTACAAAGTTAAGTGATAAAAATAGAGGCCATCATTCTACATTTCGATCATCTACAGAAAAATGTGTATCTTGTACAAAAACTGCATCTAATTTACAGCACCCTATAAATTCAAATGTACCGTTAAGTAACAATACTTTGAGTGCAAAAgaacaaaataaattttcacCTGAAAGGGTATCTGCATTTGTACCTGTTAACATCCTGGATAATGATCTAAAAATTGCTCGTTTAAGGTCAATAGGATTTAAACCAATTGATTTTAGTAATAGCGATGAAGGTATTAACAGTCAAGATAAAAGAAACAAAGTACTAAAACAAAGCGTTACcgaaaaatacaataaatacacAAATGAGGAAAACGATATTGTCGTTTATATGGATGATGAATTACAATATCAAGATATTGAGGATGAGGACAAAAATTCTTCATCTACCAGAGATAAAACTTTGAATTCAAAAATGTACACTGaacaattaaataaaatgatTTTAGAAAAAGAACCATACAATTCACTATTAGAACAAGATTTAGAATCACCATGGCATGGGTGGAAAAAGAT
- the LOC126917126 gene encoding transcription initiation factor TFIID subunit 6-like, with the protein MEYNNQDTLKMNESDSIYGTTLSQESIKVIAESIGVGNFPDEAAKDLAEDVSYRLKEIIQDAAKFMRHGKRQRMTTHDIDHALKIKNIEPTYGFFAKDHVPFRFASGGGRELHFVEEKEIDLNEVVSMSGGQTWPKLPLEITLRAHWLCIDGVQPTIPENPPPVSKDVQKLESVDPTSKLTNKSQNIGVGKPGGGGKSQKLRNVETVHVKQLATHELSVEQQLYYKEITEACVGSDEARRAEALQSLSADPGLHEMLARMCTFIAEGVRVNVVQNHLALLIYLMRMVKALLDNPSLYLEKYLHELIPSIATCIVSRQLCMRPEVDNHWALRDFASRLMAQICKNFNTSTNNVQTRVTRMFSQALAKNSQTPLASLYGAIEGLCELGPEVIKALVIPKIKSVSERIESCIEGPGLSSVDKNGAGHIKTLLVKSVAPVLKTIRSPPDYVEDYKQDYGYIGPALCAAVAKARTQPATLTTTASTTTALTTSQQGPTCTGKTIVQAVTSSSPGQQTGRTIMLGTSRTAGGTTTAGGQKFVILQSRSQTPTTTNINTNAIQQQPQQQQQSQQQQVKLSQTNVTQQKAHIQSNAPKLVVVCMSSSSHGTTTVTQGNITAKTQNVFVTQQNVECSLSPEEDHSFQ; encoded by the exons ATGGAATATAATAACCAAGATACTTTAAAGATGAATGAAAGCGACTCGATTTATGGAACTACCTTGTCGCAAGAATCAATAAAGGTAATTGCAGAAAGTATAGGTGTTGGTAATTTCCCAGATGAAGCTGCAAAAGATCTTGCGGAGGATGTAAGTTATAGACTTAAAGAAATCATACAG GATGCTGCTAAATTTATGAGACATGGCAAACGTCAACGAATGACAACACACGATATAGATCATGCTTTGaagataaaaaatattgaacCCACGTATGGGTTTTTTGCCAAGGATCATGTACCATTTCGCTTTGCTTCTGGTGGTGGTCGTGAATTACACTTTGTCGAGGAGAAAGAAATTGACCTCAATGAAGTGGTGTCAATGTCTGGTGGACAAACATGGCCTAAATTACCTTTAGAAATTACACTACGTGCTCATTGGCTTTGCATAGATGGTGTTCAGCCTACAATACCAGAAAATCCACCTCCTGTTTCTAAAG ATGTTCAAAAGCTAGAAAGTGTTGATCCAACAAGTAAACTTACAAACAAAAGTCAGAACATTGGTGTTGGGAAACCAGGTGGTGGTGGTAAAAGTCAGAAATTACGTAATGTGGAAACAGTTCATGTCAAACAATTAGCCACTCATGAATTGAGCGTTGAACagcaattatattataaagaaaTTACTGAAGCATGTGTTGGATCTGATGAAGCACGCAGAGCAGAAGCACTGCAGTCCCTCTCAGCTGACCCAGGTTTACATGAAATGTTAGCTCGGATGTGCACTTTTATTGCAGAAGGTGTACGTGTTAATGTAGTACAAAACCACCTTGCTCTTCTAATTTATCTAATGAGAATGGTTAAAGCTCTCTTGGACAATCCCAGCCtttatttggaaaaatat ttaCATGAATTAATACCATCTATCGCAACATGTATAGTTTCACGCCAATTATGTATGAGACCAGAAGTGGATAATCATTGGGCACTTCGCGATTTTGCATCACGCCTTATGGCTCAAATTTGCAAAAATTTTAATACTTCTACCAATAATGTACAAACTAGAGTAACTAGAATGTTTAGTCAGGCTTTAGCAAAAAATAGCCAG ACTCCGCTGGCGTCACTTTATGGTGCAATTGAAGGACTCTGTGAGTTAGGTCCAGAAGTAATTAAGGCATTAGTTATTCCTAAAATTAAATCTGTTTCAGAACGTATTGAATCATGTATTGAAGGACCAGGTCTATCAAGTGTAGATAAAAATGGAGCAGGTCATATAAAGACCCTACTAGTG AAATCGGTAGCTCCCGTTTTAAAGACTATACGATCTCCTCCAGATTATGTAGAAGATTACAAACAGGATTATGGTTATATAGGTCCTGCATTGTGCGCAGCCGTTGCAAAAGCTCGTACACAACCAGCAACATTAACAACAACTGCATCCACAACTACAGCTTTAACAACAAGTCAACAAGGTCCAACATGTACTGGAAAAACCATTGTACAAGCTG tGACAAGCTCTAGTCCCGGGCAACAAACTGGACGTACAATTATGCTTGGAACAAGTAGAACTGCTGGTGGAACAACTACAGCTGGAGGacaaaaatttgttattttgCAGTCTCGATCTCAAACACCAACCACTACAAATATTAATACTAATGCGATTCAACAACAACCTCAGCAGCAACAACAATCGCAACAACAGCAAGTTAAACTAAGCCAAACCAATGTCACCCAACAAAAAGCACATATACAAAGTAATGCACCGAAATTGGTAGTTGTTTGTATGTCCAGTAGTAGTCATGGTACTACTACAGTAACTCAG GGGAACATAACAGCAAAAACACAGAACGTTTTTGTTACACAACAAAATGTTGAATGTTCATTGAGTCCAGAAGAAGACCATTCTTTTCAGTAA
- the LOC126917131 gene encoding RCC1 and BTB domain-containing protein 1-like isoform X3 yields MYYDLKNWSIFSLLEPKFISNVRMAIVYGKAANETLIVTKDDMVYGIGNNTYGCLGTGDTHSTIYPKKIEALCGKSVKTFAYGKGPHVLALTEEGKVYSWGYNDYCELGNRSTNEGLTPTLISSALNNEFVVDIACGGHHSLALTNKGEVYAWGHNVSGQVGCGTILSTVQPIPKLLHIVLNGKKVVHISCGDSSSVAVTDNGEVYSWGHNGVGQLGIGNCTSQAEPQKVVTFAKIVIEKVVCGYMHTLALSDEGDLYVWGANSYGQLGLNTDSNVWIPTKNTSDLVIKVHGKPIHVHKAVLKIRCHYFRTMFQEHWVENSQSIIEHEQFSYDVYKTFLKYLYTNEVELSQENALELLDLANAYSENQLKRHCIQMINKKITVKNVAYLYSISIQYNAKELEEYCFKFALNHMTAVVQTEDFAKLDESIMRTFIVKAAQVGIFKT; encoded by the exons atgTATTATGATTTGAAGAATTGGTCAATATTTAGTTTATTAGAACCGAAATTTATATCGAATGTCCGTATGGCTATTGTATAtg GTAAGGCAGCTAATGAAACCTTAATTGTAACAAAGGATGATATGGTGTATGGTATAGGAAACAATACCTATGGATGTCTTGGAACAGGTGATACTCATAGCACTATTTACCCAAAGAAAATTGAGGCACTGTGTGGTAAAAGCGTAAAAACTTTTGCATATGGCAAAGGTCCACATGTCTTGGCTCTCACTGAGGAAGGAAAG GTATATTCATGGGGTTATAATGATTATTGCGAATTAGGAAACAGATCTACCAACGAAGGTCTAACTCCAACACTTATATCATCAGCATTGAATAATGAATTTGTTGTTGATATAGCCTGCGGAGGTCATCATTCTCTTGCACTAACAAATAAAGGAGAG GTATATGCATGGGGTCACAATGTATCTGGACAAGTAGGTTGTGGTACTATCCTTAGTACAGTTCAACCTATACCAAAATTGCTGCATATTGTATTAAATGGCAAGAAAGTTGTTCACATTAGTTGTGGAGACTCATCCAGCGTAGCGGTTACGGATAATGGAGAAGTTTATAGTTGGGGTCATAATGGTGTTGGTCAACTAGGAATTGGAAATTGTACTAGTCAAGCAGAACCGCAAAAAGTAGTCACATTTGCAAAAATAGTAATAG AAAAAGTAGTTTGCGGTTACATGCATACTTTAGCATTGAGTGATGAAGGTGATCTTTATGTTTGGGGAGCTAACAGTTATGGACAACTAGGTCTTAATACAGACTCAAATGTTTGGATACCAACAAag AACACTAGCGATCTTGTAATTAAAGTACATGGAAAACCCATTCATGTACACAAAGCTGTTTTGAAGATACGCTGCCATTACTTCAGAACAATGTTTCAAGAGCATTGGGTAGAAAATAGTCAaag TATTATAGAGCATGAACAATTTTCCTATGACGTATACAAAACTTTCTTGAAATACTTATATACTAATGAAGTTGAGTTATCACAAGAAAATGCATTag AACTTTTAGATTTAGCTAATGCTTATTCTGAAAATCAGTTAAAACGACATTGTATACAAATGATAAATAAAAAGATTACGGTTAAAAATGTCGCTTATCTATACAGCATCTCTATTCAGTACAATGCTAAG GAATTAGAAGAATATTGTTTTAAATTTGCTTTAAATCATATGACTGCAGTAGTACAGACAGAGGATTTTGCGAAACTAGATGAGAGTATAATGAGAACTTTCATAGTTAAAGCTGCACAAGTGGGTATTTTTAAAACTTAG
- the LOC126917131 gene encoding RCC1 and BTB domain-containing protein 1-like isoform X1, whose translation MYYDLKNWSIFSLLEPKFISNVRMAIVYGKAANETLIVTKDDMVYGIGNNTYGCLGTGDTHSTIYPKKIEALCGKSVKTFAYGKGPHVLALTEEGKVYSWGYNDYCELGNRSTNEGLTPTLISSALNNEFVVDIACGGHHSLALTNKGEVYAWGHNVSGQVGCGTILSTVQPIPKLLHIVLNGKKVVHISCGDSSSVAVTDNGEVYSWGHNGVGQLGIGNCTSQAEPQKVVTFAKIVIEKVVCGYMHTLALSDEGDLYVWGANSYGQLGLNTDSNVWIPTKLQVPEMGRILDIATSHYHHISLAMSEGNRIFMWGQCLGQSIKVPTLTPLKCLYDALAYYAFPPVMHQPLNFHSDEEANIANSLKNAFDDPNTSDLVIKVHGKPIHVHKAVLKIRCHYFRTMFQEHWVENSQSIIEHEQFSYDVYKTFLKYLYTNEVELSQENALELLDLANAYSENQLKRHCIQMINKKITVKNVAYLYSISIQYNAKELEEYCFKFALNHMTAVVQTEDFAKLDESIMRTFIVKAAQVGIFKT comes from the exons atgTATTATGATTTGAAGAATTGGTCAATATTTAGTTTATTAGAACCGAAATTTATATCGAATGTCCGTATGGCTATTGTATAtg GTAAGGCAGCTAATGAAACCTTAATTGTAACAAAGGATGATATGGTGTATGGTATAGGAAACAATACCTATGGATGTCTTGGAACAGGTGATACTCATAGCACTATTTACCCAAAGAAAATTGAGGCACTGTGTGGTAAAAGCGTAAAAACTTTTGCATATGGCAAAGGTCCACATGTCTTGGCTCTCACTGAGGAAGGAAAG GTATATTCATGGGGTTATAATGATTATTGCGAATTAGGAAACAGATCTACCAACGAAGGTCTAACTCCAACACTTATATCATCAGCATTGAATAATGAATTTGTTGTTGATATAGCCTGCGGAGGTCATCATTCTCTTGCACTAACAAATAAAGGAGAG GTATATGCATGGGGTCACAATGTATCTGGACAAGTAGGTTGTGGTACTATCCTTAGTACAGTTCAACCTATACCAAAATTGCTGCATATTGTATTAAATGGCAAGAAAGTTGTTCACATTAGTTGTGGAGACTCATCCAGCGTAGCGGTTACGGATAATGGAGAAGTTTATAGTTGGGGTCATAATGGTGTTGGTCAACTAGGAATTGGAAATTGTACTAGTCAAGCAGAACCGCAAAAAGTAGTCACATTTGCAAAAATAGTAATAG AAAAAGTAGTTTGCGGTTACATGCATACTTTAGCATTGAGTGATGAAGGTGATCTTTATGTTTGGGGAGCTAACAGTTATGGACAACTAGGTCTTAATACAGACTCAAATGTTTGGATACCAACAAag CTGCAAGTACCCGAAATGGGAAGAATATTAGACATAGCAACTTCACATTATCATCACATAAGTCTAGCTATGAGTGAAGGCAATCGGATATTTATGTGGGGTCAGTGTCTTGGTCAGAGTATTAAAGTTCCAACACTCACTCCACTAAAATGTTTGTATGATGCTCTTGCATATTATGCGTTTCCACCCGTCATGCATCAGCCACTTAATTTTCACAGTGATGAAGAAGCAAATATAGCAAATAGTCTAAAAAATGCCTTTGATGATCCA AACACTAGCGATCTTGTAATTAAAGTACATGGAAAACCCATTCATGTACACAAAGCTGTTTTGAAGATACGCTGCCATTACTTCAGAACAATGTTTCAAGAGCATTGGGTAGAAAATAGTCAaag TATTATAGAGCATGAACAATTTTCCTATGACGTATACAAAACTTTCTTGAAATACTTATATACTAATGAAGTTGAGTTATCACAAGAAAATGCATTag AACTTTTAGATTTAGCTAATGCTTATTCTGAAAATCAGTTAAAACGACATTGTATACAAATGATAAATAAAAAGATTACGGTTAAAAATGTCGCTTATCTATACAGCATCTCTATTCAGTACAATGCTAAG GAATTAGAAGAATATTGTTTTAAATTTGCTTTAAATCATATGACTGCAGTAGTACAGACAGAGGATTTTGCGAAACTAGATGAGAGTATAATGAGAACTTTCATAGTTAAAGCTGCACAAGTGGGTATTTTTAAAACTTAG
- the LOC126917131 gene encoding RCC1 and BTB domain-containing protein 1-like isoform X2, protein MSVWLLYMTGKAANETLIVTKDDMVYGIGNNTYGCLGTGDTHSTIYPKKIEALCGKSVKTFAYGKGPHVLALTEEGKVYSWGYNDYCELGNRSTNEGLTPTLISSALNNEFVVDIACGGHHSLALTNKGEVYAWGHNVSGQVGCGTILSTVQPIPKLLHIVLNGKKVVHISCGDSSSVAVTDNGEVYSWGHNGVGQLGIGNCTSQAEPQKVVTFAKIVIEKVVCGYMHTLALSDEGDLYVWGANSYGQLGLNTDSNVWIPTKLQVPEMGRILDIATSHYHHISLAMSEGNRIFMWGQCLGQSIKVPTLTPLKCLYDALAYYAFPPVMHQPLNFHSDEEANIANSLKNAFDDPNTSDLVIKVHGKPIHVHKAVLKIRCHYFRTMFQEHWVENSQSIIEHEQFSYDVYKTFLKYLYTNEVELSQENALELLDLANAYSENQLKRHCIQMINKKITVKNVAYLYSISIQYNAKELEEYCFKFALNHMTAVVQTEDFAKLDESIMRTFIVKAAQVGIFKT, encoded by the exons ATGTCCGTATGGCTATTGTATAtg ACAGGTAAGGCAGCTAATGAAACCTTAATTGTAACAAAGGATGATATGGTGTATGGTATAGGAAACAATACCTATGGATGTCTTGGAACAGGTGATACTCATAGCACTATTTACCCAAAGAAAATTGAGGCACTGTGTGGTAAAAGCGTAAAAACTTTTGCATATGGCAAAGGTCCACATGTCTTGGCTCTCACTGAGGAAGGAAAG GTATATTCATGGGGTTATAATGATTATTGCGAATTAGGAAACAGATCTACCAACGAAGGTCTAACTCCAACACTTATATCATCAGCATTGAATAATGAATTTGTTGTTGATATAGCCTGCGGAGGTCATCATTCTCTTGCACTAACAAATAAAGGAGAG GTATATGCATGGGGTCACAATGTATCTGGACAAGTAGGTTGTGGTACTATCCTTAGTACAGTTCAACCTATACCAAAATTGCTGCATATTGTATTAAATGGCAAGAAAGTTGTTCACATTAGTTGTGGAGACTCATCCAGCGTAGCGGTTACGGATAATGGAGAAGTTTATAGTTGGGGTCATAATGGTGTTGGTCAACTAGGAATTGGAAATTGTACTAGTCAAGCAGAACCGCAAAAAGTAGTCACATTTGCAAAAATAGTAATAG AAAAAGTAGTTTGCGGTTACATGCATACTTTAGCATTGAGTGATGAAGGTGATCTTTATGTTTGGGGAGCTAACAGTTATGGACAACTAGGTCTTAATACAGACTCAAATGTTTGGATACCAACAAag CTGCAAGTACCCGAAATGGGAAGAATATTAGACATAGCAACTTCACATTATCATCACATAAGTCTAGCTATGAGTGAAGGCAATCGGATATTTATGTGGGGTCAGTGTCTTGGTCAGAGTATTAAAGTTCCAACACTCACTCCACTAAAATGTTTGTATGATGCTCTTGCATATTATGCGTTTCCACCCGTCATGCATCAGCCACTTAATTTTCACAGTGATGAAGAAGCAAATATAGCAAATAGTCTAAAAAATGCCTTTGATGATCCA AACACTAGCGATCTTGTAATTAAAGTACATGGAAAACCCATTCATGTACACAAAGCTGTTTTGAAGATACGCTGCCATTACTTCAGAACAATGTTTCAAGAGCATTGGGTAGAAAATAGTCAaag TATTATAGAGCATGAACAATTTTCCTATGACGTATACAAAACTTTCTTGAAATACTTATATACTAATGAAGTTGAGTTATCACAAGAAAATGCATTag AACTTTTAGATTTAGCTAATGCTTATTCTGAAAATCAGTTAAAACGACATTGTATACAAATGATAAATAAAAAGATTACGGTTAAAAATGTCGCTTATCTATACAGCATCTCTATTCAGTACAATGCTAAG GAATTAGAAGAATATTGTTTTAAATTTGCTTTAAATCATATGACTGCAGTAGTACAGACAGAGGATTTTGCGAAACTAGATGAGAGTATAATGAGAACTTTCATAGTTAAAGCTGCACAAGTGGGTATTTTTAAAACTTAG